The following coding sequences lie in one Deltaproteobacteria bacterium genomic window:
- the rsmD gene encoding 16S rRNA (guanine(966)-N(2))-methyltransferase RsmD produces MRVIGGELRGRKLLAPRGGRIRPTSDRVREAIFDILGLEWVYHKVLDLFAGTGALGIEALSRGAQEATFVEQGKEALKTLQGNLEDLRLTSRARVLPRAAKKGIKILSEGREVFDLIFVDPPYGKDMVGKTLQEIAQRGILSPRGVIVAEHSPHESIPLPIGMGLFKQKRYGDTAISFFQWVSSSP; encoded by the coding sequence TTGAGGGTCATCGGGGGGGAGCTCAGGGGCAGAAAGTTACTCGCCCCCAGGGGTGGGAGGATCAGACCCACCTCTGACCGGGTTCGGGAGGCGATCTTCGACATCCTGGGCCTGGAATGGGTTTATCATAAGGTTCTTGATCTCTTCGCTGGCACCGGCGCCCTGGGAATTGAAGCCCTCAGCCGAGGGGCTCAGGAGGCTACATTCGTGGAGCAAGGCAAAGAGGCCCTCAAAACCCTGCAGGGAAATCTTGAGGACCTAAGGCTGACATCCAGGGCACGGGTGCTGCCCCGTGCGGCCAAAAAGGGCATAAAGATCTTGTCTGAAGGGAGGGAAGTATTTGACCTCATTTTTGTGGATCCCCCTTATGGAAAGGACATGGTGGGAAAGACCCTGCAGGAGATCGCCCAAAGGGGGATACTCTCCCCCCGTGGAGTCATCGTGGCCGAGCACTCACCACACGAGTCAATCCCTCTGCCCATCGGCATGGGACTCTTTAAACAGAAAAGATACGGGGATACCGCTATTTCTTTTTTTCAGTGGGTTTCTTCCTCGCCTTGA
- a CDS encoding class I SAM-dependent methyltransferase codes for MSSRYPGSRVEVRGWEARYYDLLMNIITLWRYPPFIREVISLMKIKPADKIIDFGCGTGRNACLMLEYLSPQGELIGLEISAEMTAQFRTRCDPFLNARVLEMRIDESLTFKEEFDKVFISFVLHGFPQEVREVIVANAHRTLKPKGELFLLDYNEFSLQEAPFYFRIPFRHLECSYAADFIARDWYAVLSHMGFEDFAQHLFFRGYVRLLKARKKPTEKKK; via the coding sequence GTGTCCAGTCGCTATCCGGGATCCAGGGTCGAGGTGCGGGGGTGGGAGGCGAGATACTACGACCTCCTGATGAATATCATCACCCTCTGGAGGTATCCCCCATTCATCAGGGAGGTGATCTCCTTGATGAAGATAAAGCCAGCGGATAAGATTATAGATTTCGGTTGCGGCACAGGGCGAAATGCCTGTTTGATGTTGGAATACCTCTCCCCGCAAGGGGAGCTGATCGGCCTGGAGATCAGCGCGGAGATGACTGCTCAGTTCCGCACCAGGTGTGATCCCTTTCTAAATGCCCGGGTGCTGGAGATGAGGATTGACGAATCTCTCACCTTCAAAGAGGAGTTTGACAAGGTCTTCATCTCATTTGTCCTCCATGGTTTCCCTCAGGAGGTCAGGGAGGTTATCGTGGCCAACGCACACCGAACCCTCAAACCAAAAGGGGAGCTTTTCCTTCTCGATTACAACGAATTCTCCTTGCAGGAGGCACCATTCTACTTCCGAATCCCCTTCAGGCACCTCGAGTGCTCATACGCCGCTGACTTCATAGCCCGTGATTGGTATGCTGTTCTTTCCCACATGGGCTTCGAGGACTTTGCGCAGCACCTATTCTTCAGGGGATATGTGCGACTCCTCAAGGCGAGGAAGAAACCCACTGAAAAAAAGAAATAG